The nucleotide sequence TCAACAACGACGTTTCGGAAATACCACAGAGTTGGATATTTTGGGTTCATGAGAGAGATTCATGCTAATGCTGATAATGCCCCCTAGGTGAAATACAACGACCAAGGCCTAGCCGCCCTAATCTTCACAGCAGAAGGCGACATGCGACAAGCGATAAACAACCTCCAATCAACATTTAGCGGCTTCGGCTTCGTATCCCAGGATAACGTCTTCAAGATCTGCGATCAACCTCATCCGATTGTAATTCGTCAAATGATTAAAGATTGTCAGAATGGATCGGTCGATGATGCTTTGGCGAGGATCAATGATTTGTGGGATCAGGGGTATTCGGCAGTGGATATTGTGGTTTCGGTTTTTAGAGTTACGAAGGGAATGGAGGAGTTGCAGGAGTATATGAAGTTGGAGTTCATAAGGGTGGGTCGATCTGTCTCTGTGTGGGTTCAAGAGGGCTAGGTGACCGATCATGATCCGGCTTGGAATGAGGGCGATCCCTGCGGAtgggagaaaggaaggagggaatgatCTAGTCAGGCTGACACGTCTTAACCGTTAATTAGGAGATCGGCTGGACGCACATGCGTATTCTCGAGGGTGTAGGAACACTCGTTCAGCTAGGTGCGATGGTAGCTAGATTGTGTAAATTGAGTTTACCCCCACAGGCATTGAAGATATAGTGGGTATGAGTATGGATAAGCGTTGATCAGATAATGTTCAAAAGAGTCCTTAGTGAGAACGCAGGATAGGGGGGTCGACCTCCGGTAGCTCCGCAGAGTATAGTGTACCATGATAAGTCATGCAACCATCATATGTACAAATACATGTTGAGTGTTGCATCGCATGCTATTATAGAATCTACTTCTATGTTTGTACATATACCTTTTGATCTCGTGTTGAAcgttccttccttccctacCTTACCGGCATTTTCTTCTATCCAATAAATCATTCTCCAGTTCATGTAAACCTACATTCTTGCTTAGtgtctcttcctttccttgcTTGCTCCCCTTCGTTCATCGTTTCGAACCTCGATCCTCATTCCAATCTTCAATTCTGCAATACAATCTGATCCACCAAACCTCTTATACCACCTcactccttcccctcctcctcaaacttccCCAATACCTGccccatcttcaccttctgtCCAGCCTCGACGTCGAATATGAAATTCTTCGGCGCCTCAAACACCATCACAATAGTACTACCAAGCTTGAAccctcccatctcctctccagCCAAGAGCGGCTGTCCCTTCAGAATCGACGCCGATGAATAAACAGCCTCAGCATAGgtatgaggtggatgagtgATTTTCCTAGTATTCGTTCGGAGCGTTTCGTCAAaattgatcttgattgatcCGACATTGGTTGCTCCTACGGGTACCATACTGAAGAAACCATGTTTCCATCTTCCCAGTAAGGCTACTCTCTCAttgaggacgaagaggtctTTCATCCGATTGGCAATATACGGTGACACTGAAAAGAGATCACCGGTGAAATGTCGTCGACGCTCTACGACCCATGTGGTGGGTGAATGGAATCGATGATAATCACCCGGAGCGAGGTATACCACCATAAAGTACAATCTATTATTCTGGTCGAGTCTTGGTAATTCGCCTTTAGAGTCGGTCTGATTGGATAGCGCGGAAGTACCAAGCCGAGCAGCTACCGACGCATCGTGGCCCAGCTCATGTCCTTTCGTAGGGTGAGAAGCGtccacttccttctcgttGGTTTTGGGTAGGGTCGAATCGTCGAATGATTTATCTTCGATATTCTCTGATCCACTTCCCTTACCCAatagggaggaaagggaataAGGGATATCGTTGATATTGGCGAAATGCTCGTCGTCTACCACTTCGCCCCCTTCTTTATCCTTTCGAGGGATGGACTTGGCCTCCCCGTGTAGGGATGATTCGGATCCCAGGAGAGCTTCCAGAGAATAGGTTATGCCTTTGACTTGTTCTACGCGGGAACCGACTATCTCGCCGAAGTGGAGTACTCGACCGTCTGCTGGAGATACCTGAGGCGGATGATggatatcagcttatgaGATGAAAAACACCTTACTAAGtcagaagctgatttgatgattGGGGTGGATACCCACCATGGGAGCGTCCGCGATAGGCCTTTGaccctctttcatctccctATAGAAGAAATCACCTAGACTCTCATACTCCTTTAGATCTTTCGGTACTTCATCCAAGTTACATCCGAAGATCGTAGCATACAGCTTGAAGCCGAAGGGTCGGAACCACACTGGTAGGACGAGGCCGTTGAGGTATCCCCATAATTGGGATAATGATCGGAGGGGGAGAGCACCGAGAACTCTTACCTAAAGTAGCATAAATTGCTTGTTAGCTAGAGATATCATACAGCCTATAACCCATAGAGTCTGGGATGGATAGGAATAGGAGTCAAAGGGAATGAATATAGATGTATCGAGACGTTATGACCCACCTGCCATGGTCCATCCACCCTCTTTCCATTCTTTTTGATCACCGCTCCCTCTTCATTCTGGTACTCTACTTCGATGTCTCCCCTCGTGGATTTACGATACTGCACGACTAGGAGGACCAATGCGCCGAATGCGAGAGGAATAGGATACCATCGAGTAGGCGTAGACCAAGCTTGAGCTACTTTTTCTATATTTCAAATATACCAGACAAAGCGGGGCATGGGGAATTAGGATCGAGCGTTCGAATGATGTgagatatgtatatatgcgGAACTTACCCTTCAGTGGTTTACCTTGACTGCTTTCTTGAGATCCATTGCTATTCTGCTGAGTGGGTTTGGTCTTGATTTCAGGTGGGGTGTATGGCTGTCTGGGGGTGTTGGAGTTGAATCGGACTGAAGTGGAGAGGAGCGGGGAAGGGAATGATCTGGGGATTGATACTGGTTGTACGAGGGAGGATCGGAGCGGTGTGGATGTGCATGCTGATGCTCTTGTGAGAGCTCTTGTTGAATGTCGGATGATCAttttggtggatgttgatgctgtATGACAAGTCGGAGAAGAGCAAAAAAGAAACAAaacgaagatggaggagatgccATGATGccaggatgatgatcttttGTTTCGGCCATGCAATGCTATGGTGGATCCGTGCGTCCGTCGCGTGGTATGTATTTAGTGGAGATTACGTCAACTCTTGGGACGACATTAATTGCGCGTCTGATTTCACCATGTCTCCtcatttcttccttcctcctcctgtctttctctccctcatcaacagATAACTATCAGCGACGAGCAAAAGCAGAAGAGACAAAGAGTAGTATGGTTCATCAGCTTACTGGTCAGACCCCGATATGATGGACTCGAAACCCATCGTAGCGTTCTTGAAGAGGACGTACCCTAATCCAGAGGTTGATCCGGTGAGTCTACATACATTAGTGATGATCGACAGTCTACTGACGCTCTGAACTCAGGGATGGGTACAAGAATGTGCTAAAGCTCTAATCGATGCTGGAGGAGAGGTCTCCATCGAATCCATGGTGAGCTTCGTATCGCTCCCCTCCTTCACAACTAGCTTTAGCTTACCCACTCAAATAAACTCAGCACGCCCAATTCCTTTACTCCGATCTATCCCAATCTACCTTACCTTCCCGTTCCTTCCCTGTCCAAGACGAGCTAcatgatatcttcctcttccctcgccCTCACATCCTTCAGATCCAACATATCTCCGAGATTGGTCACTCGGCATTTCAGATCCAACATACCATGGAACAGCGCTCAGAGGTATTATCGGGTCAAAACCTAATAcgaaggatggatgatgaggaggaaggagagaacGAGTTGGATAATGGCAAGGTCCCACCGTATCCTAGAAGTATGCTCAAGCTGGAATTGAGcgatgggaggagggtggtcAAAGCTATGGAATACAGGAGGATAGGGGGGTTGGTGTTGGGTCAGACTTCTTTGGGATGTAAGGTATGTCGATGTCCAGCTTTGCCTTGGTTCATCCGATCAACTTTGGAGCTGACGTTATGGATTCGGTGGATAGGTGGTATGTAGGAATGTGAGGTGTTTGAGAGATACTTTACTTCTTACTCCTGAAAATACTCAAGTCATCGAAAGCTCGGTAGATCATTTGGAAGCGATTCAGAAGGAAGAATTCCTGAATGATCTTCAAAGGAGAATGGGTAAATTAGAAGGCCATAACGGTTCTGCTCCTAAGCGAAAGAtcaaacctcctccagctgTTCGACCGAAACCCAATCTTACAGCAATTTCCTCTCGACCTCTGAATCCTCCTAAAAGATCCcaacctcaagctcaagctcaagttctacctccatctcctGACATTGTACCTACAGCTGGACCATCTCGATCAAGGTATTTCCCTCCGCCGACAGCACAAGGCGATATGCCGTTGTTcgatcctccctcctcccctcagATAGCCAAGCCTAAACCAGTCAGAGCAAAGGGTGTGAAGCGCAGACCATCCATCGAAGAGATTGAAGTAGCAACTACTTCCATTTCAAGTAAGACCCCTCGACAGAGGAACTCTAGAGCAGCAGCGAAAGCAGCTACTGCGAAAGTGCAACAACTGTACCATGATATACCGAACGATAAGCTTACGGAACTGGATTAtgtggacgatgaagatgattttggGTATGATGTAGATGAGAGTTTCATAAGGCAGGTTGACGAGGTCACTGCTCAAGcttctggatctggatccgACCCTAGAACAAAGGAGCAAGAGGTGCATAactttgatgatgaagaggaagaggaggaagattgtTTTATGATGTTGGACGATTCGATGATCAGGCAGATCGATAAACTAAGTAATTCCCATCAGGATGACAATAAAGGGAAGGGCAAACAACCTCCTTTTTCAACGAAGAAAAGGTACTACGATCCCGACGAAGATGCGGACGAGGACGTAGGAGCAATTACGAtagatgacgaagatggttttCATGTCGATGAGAATTTCCTACGGCACTTGGATGCCATGGAGTACGATAGACAACAAGGGTTGTCGTCGCAGACTCATGGCAGATCATCTCAGTCAACAGCCCCGAAACGAGGAAGGACAAATGGTGTTCTGAGTAGGAATGGGAGGGGAAGTAACAAGAGAGAGTCTAGATCAAGTTCGTTGGAGGATTCGCAGAAGGAGAATTACGAGCCTGAGATTATCGAGATTTCCGATTGAGCGTTTTCATGTGTATGTGAGATTGTATAGGTTGTATTGTATAATCATCTGTGCATTATATGTAAATTAGGTGTAGATCCATCTTCTCGTCATCCACCCGAATATACAATTATTATCAGTCAAGCTGAGAGTTTTGTAAGACTTGATGACCTGCTTTTTAGCTTGTACTTGAGAGTGTGCAGGAAAacaacgggatcaaatttgCAAGAGAGCTGACATACCGTCACCTCTGATCGCATCCATTTCtatctcctctcttcttttACACTACACTATCCCATTTTACGCTCGcgtatcatcttcatacctGTGCTCTGCTCTTGCTCCAGCAGTGACTTACAATGCCCTCGCCACCATCCAAACAAGCCACAGTGGAAGatgcctcctccgcctcacCCACACCTCCACCCGCCGAGCTTCCAGAATCTTCAGCAGCAGTAGATGAGGCGGTAGATCAGCCTATAGATAGTATAGGCGAAGACGACCAGAGTAAGGAagcagagaaggaggaagaggaagagtgggatCCTTCAAGCGAGAGATTACCTGGTCAAGCGACAcccaaggagaaagagaaagagaaaggtaAAGAGAAAGCCGACGGTAaaaccgaagaagaacaaccATGGCAAGCAGTCTGGGCGGCTGAACAGAACGGTAAGCTGAAGTAAGACTGTCTTTGCTCAGGACACATCAGCTGACGCTATGTCATTGCATTGTACAGCATGGTATTTCTGGAATAGAAACACAGGCGAAGTGACATGGACGAACCCCCTTGACCCTTCTACTTCCAACTCGACTCAACCACCCTTATTCGCCGAgtccacctcttcttcagccaCTTATCCAGATAACAGTGCATTTGGAGGAGACCCATCCCAACCAGAGATAGACCCAGGcctagctcacctcttcggCGGCGACGCAGGATCCAGCAGCGCAGGAGGAGACCCAGCAATGCAGAAAGCGATGTTCAACTCACGTACAGGTAAATTCACGTCAATGAACTACGAGTACACTGTAGGTCATCTAGACGAATACAAtagggcgaagaggatggggaaCCATTAttttgatgtggatggtTGGGAACGGCAGAAAGCtgaggagaatgagaggaagaggaaggctgcggaggaaggagggaggggggagaggaaggtcacgaagaaggatatggtgagttttACACTTCCGGGACGCGGGTGTCACTTCTggcaggaaggaaggtgttgAGCGTCAGAGAGGAAAACGGGAgcaaagagggagagatggaaagaggTTGGGCAGCTGAAAAGGAGGTTCGAATCGAATTCTTTGATTTCTGATCTGCATATAACTCGATTTCTTAGAGGATGGACTCAAGGCTGACTGTATATCATCGTTTTACAGGAACGcttcaagaagaagaacgcagagaagaaagcgaggAGTCAAGCTTGGTTGAGGGAGTAGCTTCGCAGCGATCGACATATGTCCACAATCAACCTTCTACACAAGTGATCTGTAAAAGTTCTCAACCGAGAACTCCATTAGGCTACAACGGACCTCGGAAGACACAGCGCCTGCTTTCAAATAGATAGATCTATGTCTTTACTGTATCACAAAGATGTATCAATGATATACCAATCTCTGCATCTATGAGATCGCGTCGATATGGCATTATCTATTCAGACACATCTTCGCGTCCATTGTGTTTCATTTTCATCGCATTTCGTTTctatgatatgatatgtagATATATACAGTCCCACTCGACCTAGAACTCTGATCCCTCGATCTGTACAAGGTGACCGATTGTCAACTCACATAACGGAATGATAGTCTGTGTTATATAAGTTCACTCACATTGAATGTCGCTCCGTATTTCATATACCCTTGCATTATCTCGAAAATACCTACTGGGAGGTTCTACGTTCGCACAAGTAAACCAACATCAGCACGCTTGCGCTTACTAGACACAGGAACACCACGCCTATCACTAAATTTGGCAGAGCAACTTACCATACTCAACAAGGTATACTGAATCTTGGCGTGTCCATGTATCAAACCCAACTTGAACAGATAGTGCGCTATCATCGAAGGGTACGCTGCGTCCATGTACCATCTGGAGTAGATCACAAGGGCAGAAGATTGTCAGCGCTACTGTTTTCGGATCAATTGGCCATGTGATCATATTATCTTGTCCcattctctcttccctccctcgACCCCGAGTGCCAGAATTCAAGCGAAAAAAACCCACCGGTGATGATAAGTAGTCAACCTAATAGCAGCATTCAAAGTCCTCTGCAGATCCCCTTCCGTAGCGTACATCTCCAACAGCTTGATCAGCGCCTTAGCAGAGAATTTACTATCCAAACATCTCTGGAAGGCATCCTTAGCTTCTTCCTTGTGATGTAATCTCGAGGCTAGTTCTCCTAGGATCTCCCACTCGGTCCCTGTCTTGCGGTATGACATGTGTTGGGTTTTGAAGTGGGATATCTCGGCTCGCCAGATCGTGTATACTCGGAGGTCCTGTGTTGGTAAAACATTAGTACAATTGCCAAAGTACGAGTCGAATACCATCCATCGGGTGATGTGTCCGCTTAACTCACTTCATATAATACCCTGTGATACAAGTGTGGTCAGCTATTACACAACGATTTATATCCGAAAGCTAACAGTACGAGAGAAACCCACAAAAACAGATTATCCAGCCACCTCTCACACAATCGTTTATTAGCAAAAGCCGAAGGCGCCtgaccattcccatcctcatcatcctcatcatcctcctcatcaacatcatccgCCTTCATTCCAATCGGGCTATTCGGCTCATCATTCACCTGCGCCACCTCAGGCTTCTCCAAAACCGTATCCATCTGTTgactctccttcttctgATGCTGGAACGTCGTTCCGTTAGGTGTCCGGGTGGATTCCGTCGATATTCGAATAGTGGGTATATCAGACGGCGTATTTggttctcctcctcctcctcctgcgGAGGATCCACCTCGTACTCCGGTGGTGGAAGCGTTCTCATCTGCTGCAAAACCATTCATCTCTACCGATGCGGTGGTTTTGTGTAGCCTGtattcctcctccatcacgAATACTTGTGATCGGGTCTTCAGCAGTTCGTCCCATCCGATCTTGGATACTAGTAATGTTAACAACGAGTAGGCTTTGGCGAATGTTCCTCGTAAGCCTGGGGCAGGTAATCGTATCAAGGCTACGTCGGCCTGTCATTAATAAATCACATCAGTCAAGACCACTCATTCCCTGACTGCATCTGCATCCAGACGGAGAGACCCACCTCATTATCCCTAGCAGATTCCTCATCCAGTATCCCACTCTCCGCTATGAACTTCTTGACCGGCAAATGCGTCTTCAATGGCGTAGGCATACGATGCAAATCCCTCTCATTAAACGTGAACATAGGACACGAATTTAACGTTAATAAAGCTTGGTCGAATTGGCCCAATTCTATGTATGTTTCAGTCAATTTCGCCCAGGTGACGAACTCGCTCGGGGCGGAGTTGACGGCCTGTTGAGCTATTTGTTGGGCCCATTCGGGCTTGCCTTTTGATAAGAGGAAGTCACATTGGGCGTGTAAGATGGGGTAGGATTGGGGGGTGGAAGATAGGGCGGAGTGCATTATTTTGACTGCTTTGATTTCTTCGTCTGTAGGTGTACGTAAAGAAATCAGTCCGTCGTATCAAGGTAAGAGGTCGTTATGAGCCTATCTGAATCTCCTGGAGCCCTTCTTCGCTCGTTGCACTTCATGAATTGACTATACTCACTCATACCGATATAACTCCTAGCTACCAGAGCCGCCACTTCTGGCtcattcaccatcatcctctcaaACAAATTCGCAGCACGATCTAATCTAAATGAATCTTGAAAATACTTCAAAACAGCCGAAGTAAGGTGATTCGTCACTACCGTGGCCACTTGAATTTCAGGATCTGAACCCAGCTGCCATCCTATATTAGACCATATAATTAGCACAAGTAGACTGGAACCCCTCTTTCCGGTTCAATCACTTTCTCACACATTCCATAGACTCGCGAAATGATcagaccacactcacccttgaagAACAACGCTTCAGCAGCTTTCAAAAACCTCCCCTCAGCCTCAGGCGTAGTGATGGGATCCAGTTTCCTATACCCCGCCAGACGGTATGACGCATCGTCCGCATACCTTATTGCTCGAAGTAATGCCGATAAGTAGGTTTCCTGCCATAATTCAGGTGTAGCTGCGTGTCTAAATTCGAATACACATATTTAGCTTCTCAGCTCTGTCTCCTATACCATATCCTAAGTTTACGACCAACAGGAGGGCAGGACACAGGTGACGCAGAGAAGAGGGCAGCTCACTTATCACCCCTCAAATCAACTACATAAGCATCCACCCCTCCTGGGATCTTGACGTCTACCCGCATGTCCACTCGAGAGAAGGCGTTGAAACAGCT is from Kwoniella bestiolae CBS 10118 chromosome 6, complete sequence and encodes:
- a CDS encoding phosphatidylserine decarboxylase, which codes for MIIRHSTRALTRASACTSTPLRSSLVQPVSIPRSFPSPLLSTSVRFNSNTPRQPYTPPEIKTKPTQQNSNGSQESSQGKPLKEKVAQAWSTPTRWYPIPLAFGALVLLVVQYRKSTRGDIEVEYQNEEGAVIKKNGKRVDGPWQVRVLGALPLRSLSQLWGYLNGLVLPVWFRPFGFKLYATIFGCNLDEVPKDLKEYESLGDFFYREMKEGQRPIADAPMVSPADGRVLHFGEIVGSRVEQVKGITYSLEALLGSESSLHGEAKSIPRKDKEGGEVVDDEHFANINDIPYSLSSLLGKGSGSENIEDKSFDDSTLPKTNEKEVDASHPTKGHELGHDASVAARLGTSALSNQTDSKGELPRLDQNNRLYFMVVYLAPGDYHRFHSPTTWVVERRRHFTGDLFSVSPYIANRMKDLFVLNERVALLGRWKHGFFSMVPVGATNVGSIKINFDETLRTNTRKITHPPHTYAEAVYSSASILKGQPLLAGEEMGGFKLGSTIVMVFEAPKNFIFDVEAGQKVKMGQVLGKFEEEGKE